One genomic segment of Manis javanica isolate MJ-LG chromosome 7, MJ_LKY, whole genome shotgun sequence includes these proteins:
- the NUDT13 gene encoding NAD(P)H pyrophosphatase NUDT13, mitochondrial isoform X3, giving the protein MAPVVITLVSDGTRCLLARQSSFPKGMYSALAGFCDIGESLEEAVRREVAEEVGLEVERLQYSASQHWPFPNSSLMIACHATVKPGQTEIQVNLRELEAASWFSHDEVAAALRRNNPYTQQQNRTFPFWLPPKLAIAHQLIKEWVEKPSYSTLPA; this is encoded by the exons ATGGCTCCTGTGGTGATCACTCTGGTGTCAGATGGGACTCGATGCCTACTTGCCCGCCAGAGTTCCTTTCCCAAGGGAATGTATTCTGCATTGGCAGGTTTTTGTGATATAG GTGAAAGTCTGGAAGAGGCTGTCCGGCGTGAAGTTGCAGAGGAGGTGGGATTGGAGGTGGAGAGACTGCAGTACTCTGCATCCCAGCACTGGCCCTTTCCTAATAGCTCACTTATGATTGCTTGTCATGCAACTGTGAAACCAGGGCAGACAGAG ATTCAGGTGAACTTGAGAGAACTAGAAGCAGCTAGCTGGTTCAGTCATGATGAGGTGGCTGCTGCTCTGAGGAGGAACAACCCATATACTCAGCAACAGAATAGGACTTTCCCATTCTGGCTGCCCCCCAAGTTAGCCATTGCCCACCAATTAATTAAGGAGTGGGTAGAAAAACCAAGCTATTCTACCCTGCCTGCTTAG
- the NUDT13 gene encoding NAD(P)H pyrophosphatase NUDT13, mitochondrial isoform X2: MSLKPELEGLLGKFGQDTQRIEDSVLIGCSEQHEAWFALDLGLTSSFSINASLQKPEMEIELKGSFIELRKAFFQMNVKDASLLSMAQALLRWHDGHQFCSRSGQPTKKNMAGSKRMCPSNKIIYYPQMAPVVITLVSDGTRCLLARQSSFPKGMYSALAGFCDIGESLEEAVRREVAEEVGLEVERLQYSASQHWPFPNSSLMIACHATVKPGQTEIQVNLRELEAASWFSHDEVAAALRRNNPYTQQQNRTFPFWLPPKLAIAHQLIKEWVEKPSYSTLPA; encoded by the exons aGTTGGAAGGTCTCCTGGGTAAGTTTGGACAGGACACACAAAGAATAGAAGATTCTGTGCTGATTGGATGCTCTGAACAGCATGAAGCATGGTTTGCTTTGGATCTAGGTCTAACTAGCTCCTTTTCCATAAATG ctTCCTTACAGAAACCTGAAATGGAGATAGAGCTCAAGGGGTCTTTCATTGAGCTGAGGAAGGCTTTCTTCCAGATGAATGTGAAGGATGCCTCCTTGCTATCCATG GCTCAGGCTCTTCTCCGTTGGCATGATGGTCATCAGTTCTGCAGCAGAAGTGGGCAGCCCACCAAGAAGAATATGGCTGGCAGCAAGCGTATGTGCCCTTCTAACAAGATCATCTACTATCCACAG ATGGCTCCTGTGGTGATCACTCTGGTGTCAGATGGGACTCGATGCCTACTTGCCCGCCAGAGTTCCTTTCCCAAGGGAATGTATTCTGCATTGGCAGGTTTTTGTGATATAG GTGAAAGTCTGGAAGAGGCTGTCCGGCGTGAAGTTGCAGAGGAGGTGGGATTGGAGGTGGAGAGACTGCAGTACTCTGCATCCCAGCACTGGCCCTTTCCTAATAGCTCACTTATGATTGCTTGTCATGCAACTGTGAAACCAGGGCAGACAGAG ATTCAGGTGAACTTGAGAGAACTAGAAGCAGCTAGCTGGTTCAGTCATGATGAGGTGGCTGCTGCTCTGAGGAGGAACAACCCATATACTCAGCAACAGAATAGGACTTTCCCATTCTGGCTGCCCCCCAAGTTAGCCATTGCCCACCAATTAATTAAGGAGTGGGTAGAAAAACCAAGCTATTCTACCCTGCCTGCTTAG
- the NUDT13 gene encoding NAD(P)H pyrophosphatase NUDT13, mitochondrial isoform X1, translating into MWNCGIACWRKSFLCYRLMSTYVTKTRYLFELKEDDDACKKAHQTGAFYLFHSLAPLLQKSDHQYLAPQHSLLELEGLLGKFGQDTQRIEDSVLIGCSEQHEAWFALDLGLTSSFSINASLQKPEMEIELKGSFIELRKAFFQMNVKDASLLSMAQALLRWHDGHQFCSRSGQPTKKNMAGSKRMCPSNKIIYYPQMAPVVITLVSDGTRCLLARQSSFPKGMYSALAGFCDIGESLEEAVRREVAEEVGLEVERLQYSASQHWPFPNSSLMIACHATVKPGQTEIQVNLRELEAASWFSHDEVAAALRRNNPYTQQQNRTFPFWLPPKLAIAHQLIKEWVEKPSYSTLPA; encoded by the exons GTATTTGTTTGAACTGAAGGAAGATGATGACGCATGTAAAAAAGCCCACCAGACGGGAGCATTTTACCTCTTTCATAGCCTGGCTCCTTTGCTTCAGAAATCAGACCATCAATATCTGGCCCCCCAGCATAGTCTATTAG aGTTGGAAGGTCTCCTGGGTAAGTTTGGACAGGACACACAAAGAATAGAAGATTCTGTGCTGATTGGATGCTCTGAACAGCATGAAGCATGGTTTGCTTTGGATCTAGGTCTAACTAGCTCCTTTTCCATAAATG ctTCCTTACAGAAACCTGAAATGGAGATAGAGCTCAAGGGGTCTTTCATTGAGCTGAGGAAGGCTTTCTTCCAGATGAATGTGAAGGATGCCTCCTTGCTATCCATG GCTCAGGCTCTTCTCCGTTGGCATGATGGTCATCAGTTCTGCAGCAGAAGTGGGCAGCCCACCAAGAAGAATATGGCTGGCAGCAAGCGTATGTGCCCTTCTAACAAGATCATCTACTATCCACAG ATGGCTCCTGTGGTGATCACTCTGGTGTCAGATGGGACTCGATGCCTACTTGCCCGCCAGAGTTCCTTTCCCAAGGGAATGTATTCTGCATTGGCAGGTTTTTGTGATATAG GTGAAAGTCTGGAAGAGGCTGTCCGGCGTGAAGTTGCAGAGGAGGTGGGATTGGAGGTGGAGAGACTGCAGTACTCTGCATCCCAGCACTGGCCCTTTCCTAATAGCTCACTTATGATTGCTTGTCATGCAACTGTGAAACCAGGGCAGACAGAG ATTCAGGTGAACTTGAGAGAACTAGAAGCAGCTAGCTGGTTCAGTCATGATGAGGTGGCTGCTGCTCTGAGGAGGAACAACCCATATACTCAGCAACAGAATAGGACTTTCCCATTCTGGCTGCCCCCCAAGTTAGCCATTGCCCACCAATTAATTAAGGAGTGGGTAGAAAAACCAAGCTATTCTACCCTGCCTGCTTAG